In Microplitis mediator isolate UGA2020A chromosome 2, iyMicMedi2.1, whole genome shotgun sequence, a single window of DNA contains:
- the LOC130678522 gene encoding axin isoform X3: MNRSRRNEARYFNENSPRPPVPGEETESYVGRYRSQSPALTPRRSALGCHVASSSCDASAPLGFEPEGSCGIMETNSPPACLRWARSVQSLLLDREGLHLFRNYVTEEGNQYDIDVLEFWLACVGLKEPQNADKTSQLVKAIYRRYIVKAQLEIPEDVKKETKRRLKETWPEENIFDNAQLEAEHLMARTSYPNFLRSDMFLQYVQACQNPEQAGGCPSSSSSRDISLSCGPSLLPTLHEDTEYHPIQHISRSACDTPNELRLTKDVLMATQKTRALDVRPKPEAFAGMYLQPGTSPYHMSSKVRVQYSSYNPVSRQDSELQSLSSDARTESDNLSITDSSVDGMSTGRSKSSKKQYLRHSRAIKESASLNRDPLLHSVIPRTDRAPRELTKPPKPEIFAQELAMRLEILKRDREHQEKVEKLTEDSFVDASDCSISAGGTGVGSTDTTKNLADALCQKLSIDDGNDQDILDQHVSRVWSDPTPSRSPGIVSPKSAGHNYSRSHKQRKDKDGYSTFSIDSGNIHDFAEGDFAGASSLSSSTTHLPKSKSVPSEFADSLHKPDLYLQAGQDQRFRRSDMSRRSATKKSLTELTDSGVSVISDVTAASKDCRMQWRNQIDKKNELKHMRHGKKYGSRSGSLERANREEWGGRAQPFLGDPGMPLLPQPHIPTQLEEAKRRLLEEDRARGGSASSVMYPGPSSAACSTGFNRRILPAYKQQSHEPVFSSQQHQQPQQCPHPSNQSTLRKSRHDIGDFTTVVFNFCDEQFPYRTKIPGHNVTLKQFKEYLPKKGSYRYFFKTECEDLDTKVIQEEITDDSEVLPLWEGKVMAQVKALE; this comes from the exons ATGAATAGATCTCGGCGGAACGAAGCCCGTTACTTCAATGAGAATTCCCCTAGACCACCGGTTCccg GCGAAGAGACAGAGTCCTACGTCGGCAGGTATCGTTCGCAAAGTCCGGCTCTGACACCTAGACGCTCGGCTCTAGGTTGTCACGTGGCCTCGTCATCTTGCGATGCTTCAGCGCCGCTTGGATTTGAGCCGGAGGGTTCCTGTGGTATTATGGAGACAAATTCACCTCCGGCATGTCTGCGATGGGCACGCAGTGTACAATCATTGCTACTAGATAGAGAGGGTCTTCATTTATTCAGAAATTATGTTACTGAAGAGGGGAATCAGTATGACATTGATGTACTGGAATTTTGGTTGGCTTGTGTGGGTCTCAAAGAGCCACAGAATGCCGATAAAACATCTCAATTGGTTAAAGCGATTTACCGaag gtATATTGTTAAAGCGCAATTGGAAATACCTGAAGATgttaaaaaagaaacaaaacgTCGTCTCAAAGAGACCTGGCCGGAGGAAAATATCTTCGACAATGCTCAACTGGAGGCTGAGCACCTGATGGCAAGGACATCctatccaaattttttacgatcAGATATGTTCCTCCAGTATGTGCAAGCCTGCCAAAATCCAGAACAAGCCGGTGGCTGTCCAAGCTCGAGCTCAAGCCGAGACATATCATTGTCATGTGGCCCAAGTTTACTGCCAACTCTGCACGAGGATACCGAGTATCATCCTATACAGCATATATCCCGTTCGGCGTGTGATACACCCAATGAATTAAGACTGACCAAAGACGTACTGATGGCAACTCAAAAAACGAGGGCTTTGGATGTCAGACCTAAGCCAGAAGCTTTCGCTGG AATGTACTTGCAACCTGGAACTAGTCCATACCATATGTCATCAAAAGTACGCGTTCAATACTCGTCATACAATCCAGTGTCGAGACAGGACTCGGAGCTACAGAGTTTGAGCAGCGATGCACGTACTGAGTCGGACAATCTATCCATTACCGATTCCTCAgt GGATGGAATGTCAACGGGACGGTCTAAGAGCAGTAAGAAACAGTACCTAAGACATAGTAGAGCAATCAAAGAGTCAGCAAGTTTGAATCGCGATCCGTTGCTTCATTCGGTGATACCGCGAACGGATCGCGCGCCGCGAGAGCTTACAAAGCCGCCTAAGCCAGAGATTTTTGCTCAAGAGCTTGCCATGAGACTGGAAATATTGAAGCGCGATCGAGAGCATCAGGAAAAAGTTGAGAAATTGACGGAAGATTCATTTGTCGATGCCTCGGATTGCAGTATATCTGCTGGTGGTACTGGCGTTGGTAGTACAGATACAACGAAAAATTTGGCGGACGCGTTATGTCAAAAACTTAGCATCGATGATGGTAATGATCAAGATATTTTGGACCAGCATGTATCGCGTGTTTGGTCGGATCCAACGCCCTCAAGGTCACCGGGTATCGTTTCTCCAAAGTCAGCTGGACATAATTACTCACGGTCACATAAACAGCGTAAAGATAAAGATGGTTACTCGACGTTCTCAATTGACAGTGGTAATATTCATGATTTTGCCGAGGGTGATTTTGCTGGCGCTAGTTCATTAAGTTCATCGACAACTCATTTGCCTAAATCAAAGTCTGTGCCTTCTGAGTTTGCTGATTCTCTTCATAAGCCAGATCTTTATCTACaag caGGTCAAGATCAAAGATTTCGTAGAAGCGACATGTCAAGAAGATCAGCAACAAAGAAATCGTTGACGGAATTGACGGACAGTGGTGTTAGTGTTATCAGTGATGTTACTGCTGCTAGTAAAGATTGTCGTATGCAGTGGCGGAATCAAATTGACAAGAAGAACGAGCTGAAACATATGAgacatggtaaaaaatatgGCTCACGTAGTGGCTCTTTGGAGAGAGCTAATCGCGAAGAATGGGGTGGTCGTGCGCAACCATTTCTTGGTGATCCAGGAATGCCATTACTTCCTCAACCTCACATT ccaaCACAATTGGAGGAGGCAAAAAGACGTTTACTCGAGGAAGACAGAGCACGTGGTGGCAGCGCAAGTAGTGTGATGTACCCTGGGCCTTCAAGTGCTGCCTGTTCAACAGGATTCAACCGTCGTATTTTACCGGCCTACAAACAACAATCTCATGAGCCAGTATTTAGTAGCCAACAACACCAACAACCACAACAATGTCCGCATCCATCGAATCAATCTACATTACGAAAAAGCCGTCATGATATAGGAGATTTTACCACTGTAGTGTTCAATTTTTGTGACGAACAATTTCCTTATAGAACTAAAATTCCAGGACATAATGTTACTTTGAAGCAATTTAAAGAATATTTGCCGAAAAAAGGAAGTTatcg GTATTTCTTTAAAACAGAATGTGAAGATCTAGATACAAAGGTAATACAAGAAGAAATAACTGATGATTCTGAAGTATTACCACTGTGGGAAGGCAAAGTGATGGCCCAAGTTAAAGCACTTGAATAA